The Balaenoptera acutorostrata chromosome 2, mBalAcu1.1, whole genome shotgun sequence genomic sequence CGCTTGCACACCGACGCGTAGAGCGCGGGCGCCGGCTCGTCCGGGGCTACGGGGCCCAGCAGAGCGGGCAGGCTCTGGGGCCCGGGCTCGGCCGTGCGCGCCCTCTGGGAGCCGGGCGCCTCCGGCCCCAGGGGCACCTCCCGCAGCTCCCCCGGAGGCTCCAGCGAGGGCAGGGAGGTGGCCCGCggcagggggcagggctggggccccgCCGGCTCCGGGAGCCGCTCCCGCTGGCGGGCGATGGCGGCGGCTACGGCCCCGCATAGGTCGCGGGAGCGGGGGCTGATGAAGGCGAAGAGGCCCTCGCCCGAGTCACAGCGGCGGCCGGCTTCAAAGGAGAACACGCCCTGGGCACGGGCGGCACGGGGAGTCAGCGGCTGAGGGGCCGCCCGCCAACCCCTACCCTTCCCTGCGGGACCAGTGGGGCGGCCGCCCAGCACCTCACCTTGTCGGAGCCGAACTTGCGCAGGAAGCGGTAGGGCCAGGTGTAGAGCGCCTGGGGGCTGGCGGGCTCGTTCAGCTGGATGGAGTCCTGGCCCAGCAGCAGGAGGTAGGGCCCCTTCAGCTGGCAGCGGGCGGCTGCCTCCGTCCTCTGTACCACCACTGGAAACTCGCCCACTGCAGGCACGGCGCCGTGAGGGCCACAAGCACAGCCCCCGGGGGTCCCGGAAAGATCCCAGCCCTGTTTGTGCTAGGGCTGCGGCTGCCCCTGTACCTCCCCGACTCACCTTCCTGCCAGGAGGAGTAGATGGAGTTCTCCTCCATCTGGACCAGGCCTCTCTTGGGAGCCTCTGCCTCCCCTGATCCTTGGGAGCTCTCCCCTGTGCCCTGGGGAATGGGACAAGGTCAGAGGTTAGTGTCCCATCCACTCCTCTTCCCACATCCTTTCTCTGGGGTTTGTGACAAGCGAGGGTACCCAGATACCTGAGTGCCAGTCCCAGTTCTGCCCCTGACACACTGCAAGACCCTGGACACCCCTCTGAGCCTACTTCCCCACTGGCTCCCCCTTGAGGGTGTTGAGTGCTGTAAAGCAGAGGGCACAAACGAGGCTGTCCTCCATTGCCCTTGAGGTTGGCCAGCGACTGGGCTGGCCTGTGTGTGTCCCTGACAGCTTGGAGCAGTAAAGGGGTGGGAGCTTCAAAGGTGGGACCCACGAGTGAATGGCCACTTGTTCCTCCCATCTCTGGCCTCTTTCCCCATCTCCCACCATGTCCTTTGGGCTCTGACCCTGAGCATCTCCATCATGACCACCTTGGCCCATGATACCATGGCCAGGGTCAAATGCAATGGCTTTCCACTGGTCTCCTTGCtcctgtttatttcctttttttagttataagaattgtggtaaaatacacaacataaaatttaccattttaaccattttaaagtatacgaTTCAGAACTTTTTCGTCACTCCAAATGGAAGCCCCATACCCATTAACTGCCACTTCCCATTCCCCCCCTCTCCCCATTCCCTGGCAACCCCTAagctgctttctgtcactatggatttgtctattctgtaTTTCacattaatggaatcatacaacgtgTGGCCTTTAGTGTCCAGCTTCTCtgacttagcatgttttcaaggtccatccatgttgtagcatgtatcagtgcttcattcctttttatggccaagtaatgttctgttgtatggatagagtgcatttggtttatccattcatcagttgatggacatttgcgtTGTTTGCATCtttgggctattgtgaacaatgctgctctAAAGACTCTCGTACAAGTTTTGTTTTAACACctgtttcagttctcttgggtatacgcCTAGGaggagaattgctgggtcatatgttaactctatgtttagtttttgaggaaccgccactCATTTCCTTTTGGTCCATCACAGACCCTGTAAAGCTTTAAAACTCTCAGCTTCTGTGTCCAACTCCCCAAAGGCTTCTCCTcccactcagaataaaatcccaGACTCCACACGTGGCCCAACGCAGTTTCAGCTGGCTCCCACTTAACTCTCCACTGTTGCCTCCTCCTGGGCCCCCTCTCACTCCTTAccttccagccacactgacctttcTGCTGCTTGAACATCAAGCTTTTCCCTGCCTCAGGGCCCTTGCCCATGCTGTTCCATTAGTTCAGGGGACTCCTCAGACCTGTGTTTAGGACACTCTTTCCTCAGATCTTTGCCTGGTGGGTTATTTGTCCTCGAGGATTCAGGCGCACTCTCCTCTCCTGAGAAGCCTTCCTGGACCATCCTGTCTAACATCCCCCTACTCACTCCTGGTCCCACCCAGCCTCTCATTTTCTCCATAGCATGCATGGCCATCTGAGATTTGTTCTGTGGGCTTCTGGGCTGTTTCCCAGGCTTCTAGGTGCTTGGCAGGTGCTTGCTGAGTGATGAGATGTGAATGAGCATGGAGATGAACAAGGTGTGAGTGAACTGGTCTCCCTGGCTGGCCCCTGGATGCCTTACCCACCCACCCTGTGCTCACCGGGAAGGCCAGCTGGCAAATGGGGCCCATCCAAGACTGGCGGTGTTGTGCGGCCAGCAGGTGGCTTCGCTCCGTGGTGGTGAGCAGGAAGGCACCAGTGTCCCGCGGGCAGCTCTCGCCGTCAGCCGGCAGCACGGACACGCAGTCAGCCAGGCGGATGACCCGCCGCTCTCCTCGCCGGCCAGGCCCCACAGACCTGTCAACTGCTGGCCCCAGGCCACCATCCCGGACCTCCCAGCTCTCTAGCCGTGCCACGCCTGATGGGCCTCCTGCATACAGTAGACCCCATACCTTCCGCCAGGACTTCTGCAGGAGATGAAGATGGGGGAGATGACCCTCGGGTGGCAGTTCTCCCTGCAGCTCAGCCTAGCACAAGCCACTTAGCAAACACTCCTGGCCACCCAGGCTGGCCTCTGCCTCGCAGCTCTTCAGACCACAGAGGATGCCTTGCCAGAGCCAGCCCGGCAGCAGGAAGCGTCTGTGCTTGGAGTCAGTCAGCCCTAGCTTCAAATCCACCCCACGCTTTCCTAACTGTGACCCCCCCCCAATAAGCACTAGGATCCTCGTCTCTCAAAAGGTTATGAGAACACGGGGTTGGCGCTTCTACTGGGCAATGTCTGTAAAGTATCTAGTGGCCGGAGCAGACCACCTGACACTACTGCTTTGTTGGTGCACCCACCCCCTGTAAAGAAAAGGTCAACTGGGCCACGGGACAAGGGCTGGGGCGGGAGGGAGGCCTCAGTCTCATGATGGCAAGGAAGGAAACATGCAAATAGCGTCGAGCAAAGGAAACAGACGGTTTATCTGCCTGGGCAGCAGCTGCAGCTGAGCTGTGGGTGTGCCGGGCCTGCTACCCCAGGACAGGGCTGGGAGGAGCTGAGCCCTCTTCTGCAGGATGGAGCTCCACTTCTGGGGGCTCCTCCAGCTCAGCCTCCAGCCCTCTCGAGGGGCCACAGTGCCACTAGTAGATGGGATGGAAAACTGTTGGATTAACCAGCCTCTCAGCTCTGCCCTGCCCCAAGGGTTCTTGGCTCCCCACTCTTGGCTTCCCATCTGTAAATGAGGCAGGGTCTCGAAAAGGCCCACTCAGCCCAACCCGCTCAGGCTGAGAATGGGGCTCTGTTCCACCTCCCCACACCTGGGTTGGATTCCCCACCTGCACTCCTACCCCCATTCTCCCAGGTTCTGGTGGGCTGTCCAAGGCTGCGGCAGAGGCCCACCACCTGTCCTAGGCAGCTGCCTGGCAGCCAGGGTCCCCACCTTGCCAAACTTGATGTGCTGCTGGTAGAGGATGCCGTCCTTGATGGGTGTCTCCAGAGGCTCCATGGCCATGGCCGCCGCTCCGAGGGCCTGAGGAGACTGGTGACGGGCCAGAGGGGAACTCCTCACACTTCCCCTTCTGgccacttccccctccctctgtccagaGAGGCAGCtgcagggttgggggaggggagccctgTCTTCGGAAAAGGGGGTAGGATGGGGGTGAAGGGCATCACATATTTCTTCCTTGGGGTTCCAGCTGGCCCAAGGTACCCACTAGTGCCAAGCAGCGGCCTTGGACCGCCTGAGGGCAGATGACCCGTGCCTGCCCGGGTCAGCTGGGCTGGGTGTGAGCCTCTGACCACAGGCTGGCTCCCGAATCAGGAGCTCcgacccctcccccatcctgggGCAGTTGTGTACCCTGGGGCCTGCCATTCCCACAGCCTGGtccctgccccaggacctttcTCTAGCCAGACTGGCAAATTCCTTGCTTTCCCGCTTGGAGTCCTGGTTGGTCTGCTTGTCTTTATTCTGGAAATAGTTCTAATATTCACTTGCTCCTCTCCATCTTCACAGCCCCTATCCATTGCCAGCTTTGGCATCTCCCCTTTGAACCACGTCCCCACCTGGGCCCACCGGGCCCtctctgctaaccccaaaccaACCTGTCTCTCCCCTCCCTAAACGCTTCCTGGCTCCCAGTGCCCTGAGGTCTAGCTTGGACTCCTTGGCCCAGCACTCAAGGTGCTGGGTATTCTGgcctccacctcccccagcctggccccttCAGGGCACCTCTCACCGTGCTGCTCAGGGCTCTGGGCCTTCTTCCTCTGGGAGGCCTCCCCAGACCACCCCACACTGTCTGAGAGCACAAAGGCCCCAGCCACGTGAGTGTGGGTGGCACGCCCCCAGCGGGTTCCCTGGAGAGCTCACAGGCTTTTTAAGCTTTGCTTCTTGCTGGAGTCCTGTTTCGGTCTTGTCTTCCTGGAGGCCAGTATGGGAGCTCTGCATATGAATCTGAATCCTGGGGACAGCCTCATTTCAGTTATTCAGTGCCACCTCTGGGAAGGAATGTGTAAACAGGCTGAATACTGTTTGGGGGTCACATGTGGGGTGTGTAGCTTCTCGGGCAGGAAACTTTTCCAAGGGCCTCATTCACCTGGCTTTGTGCCCACTGTGGCCCCAGCAGCCCTGAGCTCTGGCAGCCTCAGACACCATGTCCTTTGCATTCTCACTGCCATTTCAgcgatgaggaaatcaaggctcagaaacattaagtaacttgccctagGCCACACACCAAGCGACAAACATGGCTTGAGCAACTGCTGTCCTGCTGGGATAAGCATGTGGCCTTGCACGTGAAGTGCCTGGACAGAGGAGCTATCACCAGTGCTTTTTCTGTCTACCCCTTGCAAGATGTTGAAATCCTGGCCCATTTGCCAGCAGTCCCGTGACCGCCGCCcacatttatttatggctgatcTGTCTGTCCCACTCACCTGTGAACTTCTCAGAGGGCATCTGCCTGGCTCATTTGTGTCCTGAGCCCAGCAGATACCTGGGCACAGAGCTGGGTCAGTGGGTGCTTGTGGCATGAGTGGTAGTCCTGTGGCATCTGCTGCCCCCTTGGCAAACAGAGCACAGGGTTCCCTACTGGGAGCCTGTGTGGGCAAGGGGCCTGAGGCAGGAAGTCTCCTCCTAAAGGGCCTTAGGAGAAGCCCCAGGACCTTTACACAGTGACAGGAAgagggaggctggggcagggctggagatTGTTAACAGCCAACCAGAAAGACCAGCAGACCCAACCAACCATTTCCCCTTGGTCCATCAGTGTGGTCCTTCTCTGAGTCATAAATCCAGGTAGACTAGAGGAAATACCCAAAGCCCCCAGAGGGGAACCCGGGTGGGCAGCTCCTTCCACAACTGAGTACCAGCAGGTGTGGCAGTAGTGGTGGGAGATGCCAAGGCCCTACCTGAGAGGGGCTCTGGAGGTCAGAGGGTGAGGCCTGCCCAGGAAGCACGGGGCAGACGAGGCAAAACACAGAAACTGAGACCAAAAAGGCTGGTGTTTTAATGGCAGCTGGGGTAAAGAGGAGCAAAAATAGTAATTCTGGGGGGCACAGGGAGCAGGCAGCCAGGTCCAGCCTGGCCCAACCCAGGCCAGCTGGGCCGAGGATGCTGGCTTCTTGCCCACGGGGCAGAGGTGTGTGGGAGGTGGCTGGAGCTCCAGGGACGGAGGCCCCTTGGAGAGAAAGAGGGATGACAGCCAGCTCAGAAGTCCATGGAGCTGTGGGCCAGGTAGTCCTTGCGGCCGATGTTGCTAACCTGCTTCGTCTGCATAGCCTCGAGTTTGGGGCAGTCGGTGATCCGATGGCCCAGGCCCCCACAGAAGGCACAGCCACGCTCTCCTGGGGGAATGGGGGTAGCggtggatgggggaggagggTCAGCATGGTGATGGGGCCAGGCTCTGTGCCCCAGACTCTGGGCCCCCATCAGACCCCCAGACCGCTGAGGGGCAGAACGGACTTGTTCCGTGGTGTTCCCGTCACACCCCCACTGGACTAGTGTCTCCCACCCCGTGTCACCTCCAATGTC encodes the following:
- the DOK3 gene encoding docking protein 3 isoform X1, whose amino-acid sequence is MAMEPLETPIKDGILYQQHIKFGKKSWRKVWGLLYAGGPSGVARLESWEVRDGGLGPAVDRSVGPGRRGERRVIRLADCVSVLPADGESCPRDTGAFLLTTTERSHLLAAQHRQSWMGPICQLAFPGTGESSQGSGEAEAPKRGLVQMEENSIYSSWQEVGEFPVVVQRTEAAARCQLKGPYLLLLGQDSIQLNEPASPQALYTWPYRFLRKFGSDKGVFSFEAGRRCDSGEGLFAFISPRSRDLCGAVAAAIARQRERLPEPAGPQPCPLPRATSLPSLEPPGELREVPLGPEAPGSQRARTAEPGPQSLPALLGPVAPDEPAPALYASVCKRASRPPDAAEHLYENLCVLDAGPAPDAGCPEQEGPGGRSPLASPIYHNSQDLGWPGAAHDSSLEAQYRRLLELELADNGDEAGGSARAGAHLGFKAKLVTLLSRERRKGPAPCDRP
- the DOK3 gene encoding docking protein 3 isoform X2, whose translation is MVAWGQQLTGLWGLAGEESGGSSAWLTACPCCRLTARAARGTLVPSCSPPRSEATCWPHNTASLGWAPFASWPSRAQGRAPKDQGRQRLPREAWSRWRRTPSTPPGRKDSIQLNEPASPQALYTWPYRFLRKFGSDKGVFSFEAGRRCDSGEGLFAFISPRSRDLCGAVAAAIARQRERLPEPAGPQPCPLPRATSLPSLEPPGELREVPLGPEAPGSQRARTAEPGPQSLPALLGPVAPDEPAPALYASVCKRASRPPDAAEHLYENLCVLDAGPAPDAGCPEQEGPGGRSPLASPIYHNSQDLGWPGAAHDSSLEAQYRRLLELELADNGDEAGGSARAGAHLGFKAKLVTLLSRERRKGPAPCDRP